In Aegilops tauschii subsp. strangulata cultivar AL8/78 chromosome 3, Aet v6.0, whole genome shotgun sequence, one genomic interval encodes:
- the LOC109742846 gene encoding uncharacterized protein, whose translation MESGGAARVRRQLQAVGRVAAYLGGGLLLLSTASTAAVRSLRFLSDTNQRKFAMQCGACEGKGTYGCRLCRGSATVEWSPLYDPVFVNPCLCPTCDATRVQRCLNCLGKGYA comes from the exons ATGGAATCCGGCGGCGCCGCCCGCGTACGGCGGCAGCTCCAAGCCGTGGGACGTGTCGCGGCGTACCTCGGCGGCGGCTTGCTCCTCCTCTCCACAGCATCCACCGCCGCCGTCCGCTCCCTCCGCTTCCTCTCCGATACCAACCAG AGAAAATTCGCGATGCAGTGTGGTGCCTGCGAGGGGAAGGGAACCTACGGTTGCAGGCTCTGCAGGGGTAGCGCCACGGTCGAATGGTCTCCGCTCTACGACCCGGTGTTCGTTAACCCATGTCTCTGCCCTACTTGTGATGCTACCAG GGTACAGCGCTGCTTGAATTGCTTGGGCAAAGGCTATGCATGA